The genomic interval GAGAAGCGCAGGGCCTGCCATCAACCAGCACCTGGTCAGTATCTTCCCGGTAGCCATAATCCTTTCGGGGCAGAAGAGCAGCCATGCCCAGAGCGGTATAGCCTGGCAGAACACCCAGCATGGAGTCCAGCCCTGCCTTGAACCTTGATTTGGTGTTCATGTCCCGGACCAGTTCTTCTGCAGCTTCAAAGCGCAGGGCATCACTGATAATTACAAAGACCTTGCGCCGTGGAGTCTTGAGGAGGGGGCTTACTATTCCAGAAAAAAACTGATGCTGCACACGCACTTTGCTCACAAACCATTTATTGAGCAGACCTTTTTCACCGTCCATGAAAGAACCCCAGCAAAGGGAAATCTGATCCAGATACCAGCCGCAGTAGCAGGCTTCCACCTCTTCCTGCACAGGTTTGAGCACGTCCCACCCGGCCAGCTCCACCTCGTCAGCTGCCTCGTGAAAGGTCCGGTAAAGCTGATCAAATCTGTAAAGCTCCCCTGTATAGGCATGAAACATATCATCAGCTGATCCATAGCTAAAACCGGGATCATATTCCCGGCGCAGAGCCGTAAGGTCCAGAGCTGCTTCCAGGGCTGTATAGGCGCTAAAGTATATATTGCCTTTAGAACTGTACTGATCAAGGCTTACCTTGGCCCAGTGACCGTCTTTTCTGCGGGCGATAATACTTTTAAGCTCATCAATACTGCACTCTGCATGACTGACCATTTTTGTGCGCAGCAGACGGATCAGGCTTTGCTCAACCTGTTCAAAGGTCATAATGTCCACCAGGTCGGGCAGATCAAATTTTCCCAGCTGGCTGTCTAAGTTCAGATCAGTTGCAACCCAGGCTGATGCCTGTCCGTAGCTTCTAAAGTGTCCCAGGTGTGATCTCCACTGAGAGGCAAATACTGAAACATTGGCTGCAAGTCCCTGCTCTTCAAGTATAAAATGCTTCAGAGAATCGGGTAGCTCCCTGTGCAGTCCTGCGGCCAGGTCAGTGACCAGCAGGCGGATAAGCAGATCATAAAGACCTGGTTTGTCAGAGCGGTAGCCGAATGTCCGGACCATTTCCTCCCAGAAGAATTCATCAAGGCCGAATTTCTGGATTTCCTGCCAGGAGCCCGGCTCACCGCGGCAGTCAGATTCCCGGCCCTGGTACATCTCCCCGAACAAATTCATGAGAATATCAAAAATGGATGCCTGGTCAGCCTTGGTGAGCACAGCCAGCATTTTAATATCCAGCTCCCGCTCCCGGTCATCAGGGGTGACCAGCTTTTTGAGCCGGGCAAACCTGTCTTTGTTGTCAAAAAACTTTCTGCGTCTGCCTAAGTGTTGGTGCATGGACTGATTGGCCAGCCCCAAATCCCCAAGAATCATGCTTGGCCTGTCTGCACTGAACATATAGCTATACATGCGAATGTCCAAGAGCCAGTCCTGGTCCGGTTCAGGCGGGGCATACGGGGCGTAAAGCAGGTATTTGCGGCCTTGATCACCAAGTTCGATCCTGACCTTGATCTCAAGCTGGCTGGAGTTTTTCAGATTTATCTTGTCCACATGGCCCAGTTCAAGACCAGGGACAACATCCACAAACTCCTGCTCCGGATCATGCCAGAATACAATACGCTGGTCCTGTTCATGGAAAAGCTGGTTAAGGCTGTCGGTTATGCGGGTGGTATTCATTTTTTAATTAGGCTGAAGGTTGATAATAAGGCTGAAGGTTAATAGGCTGAAGGCTGAAGTAATAAGGCTGAAGTTTAATAGGCTGAAGGCTGAAGGGAAGAAGGGAAAGGCAATAATGCACTTTAACTTACTCCAAATCCTTGAGCTTATTCTTTGTATTGGCGGCTTCATCAGTCCAATGATGCCACATGATGTAATCCTCATGCATATCCATATCAGCATCATCAGGAAGGCCCCTGGCTTCCAGATCATCAAGTGTTGTCTGATATTTTTCCTCAAAGGAGCGAACCTTGCTTTCGGCCAGGAAAAGCCTATTTTTCAAGTCAGAAATCCGCAGAGCCACGCCATGAGTGATGACTGCTGTTTTTTCTTCCTGGGTAAGGGATAAAAACCGGCTTTCAATATTGTCTTCAAAACTTGATGCTTGTTCCATGTTTATACCACCTGATAAAATAATTAGGCTGAAGGCTTATAAGAAGGCTGAAGGCTTATAAGAAGACTGAAGGCTGAAGGCAGGAAGGCTGTGAATAGACTGAAGGTTGGAAGGCTGAAGGCTTATAAGAAGACTGAAGGCTGAAGGCAGGAAGGCT from Desulfonatronovibrio magnus carries:
- the pglZ gene encoding BREX-1 system phosphatase PglZ type A, producing the protein MNTTRITDSLNQLFHEQDQRIVFWHDPEQEFVDVVPGLELGHVDKINLKNSSQLEIKVRIELGDQGRKYLLYAPYAPPEPDQDWLLDIRMYSYMFSADRPSMILGDLGLANQSMHQHLGRRRKFFDNKDRFARLKKLVTPDDRERELDIKMLAVLTKADQASIFDILMNLFGEMYQGRESDCRGEPGSWQEIQKFGLDEFFWEEMVRTFGYRSDKPGLYDLLIRLLVTDLAAGLHRELPDSLKHFILEEQGLAANVSVFASQWRSHLGHFRSYGQASAWVATDLNLDSQLGKFDLPDLVDIMTFEQVEQSLIRLLRTKMVSHAECSIDELKSIIARRKDGHWAKVSLDQYSSKGNIYFSAYTALEAALDLTALRREYDPGFSYGSADDMFHAYTGELYRFDQLYRTFHEAADEVELAGWDVLKPVQEEVEACYCGWYLDQISLCWGSFMDGEKGLLNKWFVSKVRVQHQFFSGIVSPLLKTPRRKVFVIISDALRFEAAEELVRDMNTKSRFKAGLDSMLGVLPGYTALGMAALLPRKDYGYREDTDQVLVDGRPCASLEQRNEILSEYEGIAVRAEDLLTMNKDQGREFIRPWRVIYIYHNQIDATGDNAASEKKTFAAVRQTIDELSSLIKFIINSLNGSNVLVTADHGFLYQDSALTSLDKSVNFKKPDTAIKARKRYIIGRNLGRSDAAWKGSTARTAGTSDDMEFWVPKGMSRFHFSGGARFTHGGAMPQEIILPVIRVRELDTKAAEKDAVKRVGVSVLGSNRRIVNTIHKVEMIQTDKVSERVLARSLAVSVRDGSELMSSEQTVTFDSVSDSMEDRKRVVKLLLKKGGYDSTREYSLVLRDPETGIEYERIPVYIDLAFIDDF